Sequence from the Fulvivirga ligni genome:
GTGCTAGATGCAGACATTCTTAGAAACAGCGTGGCTGAGTTAAAAACTTCTTTAGAATTGGCTAAAGCTGTATATGAAAGACAGTCTAACCTATGGGATAAGAAGATTGGGACAGAGATTCAGTATTTAGAAGCTAAAAACAATAAAGAGTCATTAGAAAGAAGATTGGCTACCGCTTATTCTCAACTAGATCAGGCGATAGTGAAAGCACCTTTCTCCGGGGTTATTGATGAAGTGCCTGCCAGAGTAGGAGAAATGGCTCAGCCTGGTAAAAACCTTGTGAGAATAGTGAGCCCTGAAATGATGTATATAGATGCTGACGTTTCTGAAAGATATGTTTCTGACTTTAAGCAGGGAGATGAGGTAGAATTATACTTCCCTACACAAGATAAGCATGTGAAGTCTAAAATATCTGCAGTTAGTGAAGTGATCAATAGCTCTAACAGAACATTCTCAGTAGAGGTGAATCTGCCTAAGCTTGATTTTCCGGTAAAGCCTAACCAGGTAGTGGTATTGAACTTAACTGATTACACTAAAGAAGGCGCCATTACAGTGCCTACTGAAATCATACTTACTGACGGTGACGGCAAATTTGTATTCATTACTGAAACTAAAGGAGATCAGGTAGTTGCTAAGAAAACGGAAGTAGAAGTAGGTGCCAGCTATGATGGTAATACAGAGGTGATTGAGGGTATAAAACAGAACGACGTAATAGTTACCGAAGGATACAGAAGCTTAAGTGATGGCGTAGCTATTAAATCTGTAGAAAGATCTACTAAAACTGCCCAATTAAATTAAAAAGCTCTAATTGTATGTCAGATACTAACATTAATAAAGATAATCAACCCCAAGTGCAAGAAGAGCACAAGGAAAAGGAATTTGGGCTCACCAAATTATCCTTGAACAACAGGAATACGGTTTTCTTCCTACTGTTTTTGGTGGTGCTTATGGGTATTACATCCTATAATAACCTACCTAAAGACAGTTACCCTGAAGTAGAGCAGCCAATGGTTTATGTGGGTACTACTTATCCGGGTAACTCACCAGTGGATATAGAAAACCTGATTACAAGGCCTATTGAAAAAGAGATAAATGACATTTCAGATGTCGATAACATAAAGTCTACCTCCGTGCAGGATTATTCTACCATTATAGTAGAATTTGAGTCTGATATGGATATAGATGACGCCCTGCAAAAGGTAAAAGATGCGGTGGATAAGGCTAAGCAAGAGCTGCCTAGTGACTTAGATACTGATCCTAATGTTTTTGACATGGACTTTTCGCAAATGCCAATCATGAACATTAACCTTTCAGGTAATTTTAGCATAGAGAAGCTGGAAAATATTGCCGAAGACCTTGAAGATGAGCTGGAGCGTATCAGTGAAGTATCTTCTGTAGAGGTTAGAGGTGTAGACGACAAGGAAGTGAAAATCATGGCTAATCCATATCTGATGGATGCCAGGGAGATAAGCTTTTCTGATATTGAGCAAGCGGTAGCCGCTGAGAACGTAACTTTTTCTGCGGGTAACCTAAAGGAAGGTGAGCAGAGAAGAACCATAAGGGTAGTAGGTGAATATAAAGATCCTCAAGACCTGCTTAATATCGTGATCAAGCATCAGGATGATAATATCGTTTACCTGGGAGATGTAGCTAAAGTAGAATTTGGATATATAGATCCTCAAAGTTATGCCAGATTAGCGTTAAAGCCGGTGGTGTCTGTAGACGTTATAAAAGGTAGTGGAGAAAACCTGCTTATCGCCACTGATAAAATTAATAAGGTACTAGATGAGATGAGACCTCAGTTTCCTGAAGGTCTTGAGATTACCATTACCAATGACCAAAGTCAGATGACCAGAGACTTGGTAAACAGCTTGGAGAACAACATTATCTCTGGGGTAATTCTGGTAGTATTGGTATTACTTTTCTTCCTGGGTACACGTAACGCCCTTTTCGTAGGAGTCGCTATTCCGGTGTCCATGTTCATTACCTTCTTGATAATGAGTGTGTTGGGTATCACTATTAATATGATGATCCTCTTCTCGCTGATCTTAGCATTGGGTATGTTGGTGGATAATGGTATTGTAATCGTGGAGAACGTATATCGTCTTATGGAGGAAGGACTTTCTCCTTGGGAAGCTACCAGGTTAGGGGTTAGTGAGGTAGCTTGGCCTATTATTACATCTACAGCCACTACATTGGCAGCCTTCTTACCGTTAGCCATGTGGCCAGGACTTATGGGTCAGTTCATGAAGTACCTACCTATCGGTGTAATGATTACGCTTACCTCGTCATTATTTGTGGCACTGGTAATCAACCCGGCTCTTATCTCTGTGTTTATGAAGATAGAGGATGGTAAAAAAGTGAACCATAATAAGATATTAAGAAACTCTGGTATCCTTGTTCTTCTGGGTACATTAATCTTGATATTTGGAGCGGCTTGGTTAGGTAACTTGCTAGTATTCTGTGGATTATTAATCCTTTTGAATGTTTACGTATTGATGCCTGCCAGTAGAAGATTCCAGTCTGGGTTCTTACCATGGTTAGAAGATTTATATTCCAGAACACTTTCTTTCGCTCTTAAAGGCTGGAGACCTTGGTTGTTCTTCTGGGGTACTATCGCGCTGTTGATATTGTCCATTGCCTTAAATGTGATCAAGCCACCAACCGTACTGTTCTTCCCTGAGAACTTACCAAAATATGTGAACGTATTTATTGAATTCCCTATAGGTACTGACATTGATAAGACCAACGAATTCTCTAAACAAGTGGAGAAGGAGGTGATGGAAGTGGTGAAACCTTATGGAGAAGTGGTAGAGTCAGTAATCGCGAAAGTAGGGCAAGATACTGCTGATCCTAACGATCCAGGATCATTCGGAGCTACTGATACACCGAATAAGGCTCGTATCACTGTAAACTTTGTTGAGTTTAAGGATAGAGATGGAGTAGATACCAGAGAGATTTTTGATGAGATTCGAAATGCTATTCAAGGGTACCCAGGTGTATCAATATCAGTAGATAAAGATGCAGCAGGACCTCCTACCGGAAAGCCTATTAATATTGAGGTGTCAGGTGATGATATCAATACTTTGATTTCTATTACTGATAGAATGAAAAACTATATCAATACATCAGGCATTGAAGGTATAGAAAACTTACAGACTGACTTAGAAACTGGTAAACCAGAGCTTCTGGTAAACATTGATAGAGATAATGCCAGAAGATTTGGGCTCTCTACCATGACTATTGCTAGTGAAATAAGAACAGCTCTTTTCGGTAAGGAAATCAGTAAGTATAAAGAAGGAGAAGATGATTATGATATCGAGCTGAGACTTCAGGATGAATATAGATATGATATAGAAACGTTGAAAAACAAGGAAATTACTTTCAGAAATAACAGCGGTCAAATCATTCAGATTCCAATCAGTTCGGTAGCCAATATGGAGCTAAGCTCTACTTATGGTTCTGTTAAAAGAAAGGATTTGGAGAGGGTGATTACTTTATATTCTAACGTGCTTCAGGGCTATAACCCTACGGCTATCAATGATGATATTAAGGTGTTACTTGAAGATTTTGAAATGCCAGCTGGTTATGACTTCAAATTTGGTGGTCAGCAAGAGAAGCAGGCAGAAGAGATGGCCTTCTTAACTCAGGCACTTTGGTTAGCAGTATTCATTATATTCCTGATCATAGTAGCACAGTTTAACAAGATTACCACACCGATCATCATCATGTCTTCAGTAGGTTTGAGTACGGTGGGAGTGTTCTTAGGCTTGTTCGTGTTCAGCATGGACTTCGTAGTGATCATGACCATGATTGGTATCATTTCACTGGCGGGTGTGGTTGTAAACAATGCCATTGTATTGATAGACTTTATAGAACTGATCAGAGCAAGAAAGCAGAAGGCGTTAGGAGTGGATCGATTAAGTTTTGACGAGATAGATGCTGCCATTGCAGAGGCTGGTAAGACAAGGCTTAGACCTGTATTATTGACCGCGATAACCACTATCCTGGGGCTTGTACCGCTAGCTATAGGTTTGAACTTTGACTTTATTAAGTTCTTCACAGAGTATCACTCAGATTTCTATATGGGTGGTGATAACGTAGCATTCTGGGGACCAATGTCCTGGACTATTATATTCGGACTTACCTTCGCTACGTTCTTAACCTTGGTAATTGTACCGATCATGTATCAGTTCTTTGCTAAGATTAATAGAAAGCTGAATATCAGTTAATACATTGATATAAATTAAGAAGGCTGTTTCTCCCCATGATGAAACAGCCTTTTTTTATTCAAATACATTGAACCCGAAGTAAAATTCTTAAGTTGGTATCATAAATAGAAAATGCAGAAGCTAATGGTAATTGTGATGTTGATGGCAGTAATGCTGCTGATTGATTATTATGTTTTTCAGGGTATTACATTTTTAATGCAGAATAGCTCTGCTACCGCCAGGAAGGCAGTGAAGTATGGATATTGGGGCCTAACTGTAGTTTCTTTCCTGGTTATACTGGTCTACAATTTTGGTGATCCTGAATGGTTTAAAGGCTCTTCGCGTAGCCTTATTTTTACTGGTCTATTCATCAATTATTTTTCTAAGGTATTTGCAATGCTCTTTTTGTTCATGGATGACCTCATTAGAGGTGTAAAGTGGATCATATCGCGTTTTTCCAGCCCTTCTCCATCTGGTGATGGTGAACCTATTACACGATCAGAGTTCTTGACTAAAACAGCAATTTTAGCCGGTACAGTGCCATTAGTGGCCATGAGCTATGGTATCATCTCTGGAGCACATGATTATAGATTTAGAAGAAAAACTATCTATCTACCTAACTTACCTAAAGAGTTCGATGGTATAACTATCGGTCAACTGTCAGATATCCATTCCGGCAGCTTTTTTAATAAAACGGCCGTTAAAGGTGGAGTAGAAATGTTCCTGAGAGAAAAGCCAGACTTAATATTTTTCACTGGTGATCTGGTAAATAATGAAAGTGGCGAAGTAAAAGACTATATCAACATATTTGATAAGCTAAAGGCTCCTTTAGGTGTTTACTCAACCACGGGTAATCATGATTATGGTGACTATGCTACATGGTCTTCAGAGACAGCCAAAAGGAAAAACTTTCAGGATTTGATCGCTGCCCATGATCAGATGGGATATGACCTGTTAATGAATGAGCACAGGTTTATTCAAATAGGCAATGAGAAAATAGCTGTGCTTGGTAATGAAAATTGGGGTGCCGGCAGATTTTCTAAATATGGCAATCTGGAAAAAGCTTATGCAGGAAGTGAAGAAGCGCCAGTAAAATTGCTTTTATCTCATGATCCAAGTCATTGGGATGCACAGGTAAGACCAAAACATCCGGATATTGATGTGATGTTTGCCGGGCATACACACGGCTTTCAGTTTGGGGTAGAAGTGGGTGGTTTTAAATGGAGCCCTTCTCAATACGTGTACAAGCAGTGGGCAGGACTGTATCAGGAAGATAATCAATACCTATATGTAAACCGGGGCTTTGGGTATTTAGGATATCCCGGGAGGGTTGGAATGCCTCCCGAGTTAACCATTATAACATTGAAAAGAGAGGCCTAGTTTTCTGTTTCCACCTTCTTGATCCAATCATCAGAAGAAGATACAGCTACTGTTCCGTCTTTTTTAACTAAAATAAAATCTAACATCACAGGTGTTCTACAGCCTTGAAACTGTGTATCGCCTGTGCTTTTCATTAATATAGGATAAGAAAGGCCATATTCTCTTTGAAACTTAACAATTTCATTGTTTTCGTCTAAAAGAAAACCCCACTCCATT
This genomic interval carries:
- a CDS encoding efflux RND transporter periplasmic adaptor subunit, which produces MKNTAIYYAAIFTLFLAACQQKEGLEAKKEQLQSYKSEVKDLNSKIKQLEEEIAKEDTTATPGGNVKAVLVNTQTVQPSNFNHKIEVRGAVESRRNVMLTSETAGTIESVKVSEGQRVKAGQTLVVLDADILRNSVAELKTSLELAKAVYERQSNLWDKKIGTEIQYLEAKNNKESLERRLATAYSQLDQAIVKAPFSGVIDEVPARVGEMAQPGKNLVRIVSPEMMYIDADVSERYVSDFKQGDEVELYFPTQDKHVKSKISAVSEVINSSNRTFSVEVNLPKLDFPVKPNQVVVLNLTDYTKEGAITVPTEIILTDGDGKFVFITETKGDQVVAKKTEVEVGASYDGNTEVIEGIKQNDVIVTEGYRSLSDGVAIKSVERSTKTAQLN
- a CDS encoding efflux RND transporter permease subunit, whose translation is MSDTNINKDNQPQVQEEHKEKEFGLTKLSLNNRNTVFFLLFLVVLMGITSYNNLPKDSYPEVEQPMVYVGTTYPGNSPVDIENLITRPIEKEINDISDVDNIKSTSVQDYSTIIVEFESDMDIDDALQKVKDAVDKAKQELPSDLDTDPNVFDMDFSQMPIMNINLSGNFSIEKLENIAEDLEDELERISEVSSVEVRGVDDKEVKIMANPYLMDAREISFSDIEQAVAAENVTFSAGNLKEGEQRRTIRVVGEYKDPQDLLNIVIKHQDDNIVYLGDVAKVEFGYIDPQSYARLALKPVVSVDVIKGSGENLLIATDKINKVLDEMRPQFPEGLEITITNDQSQMTRDLVNSLENNIISGVILVVLVLLFFLGTRNALFVGVAIPVSMFITFLIMSVLGITINMMILFSLILALGMLVDNGIVIVENVYRLMEEGLSPWEATRLGVSEVAWPIITSTATTLAAFLPLAMWPGLMGQFMKYLPIGVMITLTSSLFVALVINPALISVFMKIEDGKKVNHNKILRNSGILVLLGTLILIFGAAWLGNLLVFCGLLILLNVYVLMPASRRFQSGFLPWLEDLYSRTLSFALKGWRPWLFFWGTIALLILSIALNVIKPPTVLFFPENLPKYVNVFIEFPIGTDIDKTNEFSKQVEKEVMEVVKPYGEVVESVIAKVGQDTADPNDPGSFGATDTPNKARITVNFVEFKDRDGVDTREIFDEIRNAIQGYPGVSISVDKDAAGPPTGKPINIEVSGDDINTLISITDRMKNYINTSGIEGIENLQTDLETGKPELLVNIDRDNARRFGLSTMTIASEIRTALFGKEISKYKEGEDDYDIELRLQDEYRYDIETLKNKEITFRNNSGQIIQIPISSVANMELSSTYGSVKRKDLERVITLYSNVLQGYNPTAINDDIKVLLEDFEMPAGYDFKFGGQQEKQAEEMAFLTQALWLAVFIIFLIIVAQFNKITTPIIIMSSVGLSTVGVFLGLFVFSMDFVVIMTMIGIISLAGVVVNNAIVLIDFIELIRARKQKALGVDRLSFDEIDAAIAEAGKTRLRPVLLTAITTILGLVPLAIGLNFDFIKFFTEYHSDFYMGGDNVAFWGPMSWTIIFGLTFATFLTLVIVPIMYQFFAKINRKLNIS
- a CDS encoding metallophosphoesterase codes for the protein MQKLMVIVMLMAVMLLIDYYVFQGITFLMQNSSATARKAVKYGYWGLTVVSFLVILVYNFGDPEWFKGSSRSLIFTGLFINYFSKVFAMLFLFMDDLIRGVKWIISRFSSPSPSGDGEPITRSEFLTKTAILAGTVPLVAMSYGIISGAHDYRFRRKTIYLPNLPKEFDGITIGQLSDIHSGSFFNKTAVKGGVEMFLREKPDLIFFTGDLVNNESGEVKDYINIFDKLKAPLGVYSTTGNHDYGDYATWSSETAKRKNFQDLIAAHDQMGYDLLMNEHRFIQIGNEKIAVLGNENWGAGRFSKYGNLEKAYAGSEEAPVKLLLSHDPSHWDAQVRPKHPDIDVMFAGHTHGFQFGVEVGGFKWSPSQYVYKQWAGLYQEDNQYLYVNRGFGYLGYPGRVGMPPELTIITLKREA